One region of Pseudomonas sp. B21-040 genomic DNA includes:
- a CDS encoding ABC transporter ATP-binding protein: MAEATPALEIRNLHKRYGQLEVLKGISLTARDGDVISILGSSGSGKSTFLRCINLLENPHQGQILVAGEELKLKAAKNGELVAADGKQINRLRSEIGFVFQNFNLWPHMSVLDNIIEAPRRVLGQSKAEAIEVAEALLAKVGIADKRHAYPAQLSGGQQQRAAIARTLAMQPKVILFDEPTSALDPEMVQEVLNVIRALAEEGRTMLLVTHEMGFARQVSSEVVFLHQGLVEEQGSPQQVFENPLSARCKQFMSSNR, encoded by the coding sequence ATGGCTGAGGCCACGCCCGCGCTTGAAATCCGCAATTTGCACAAACGCTACGGACAGCTTGAGGTGCTCAAAGGCATCTCGTTGACCGCCCGCGACGGTGACGTGATCTCGATCCTGGGTTCTTCCGGTTCCGGCAAGTCCACGTTCCTGCGTTGCATCAACCTCTTGGAAAACCCGCACCAGGGCCAGATTCTGGTAGCCGGCGAAGAACTCAAACTCAAAGCGGCGAAGAACGGCGAACTGGTCGCTGCCGACGGCAAGCAGATCAACCGCCTGCGCAGCGAGATTGGTTTTGTGTTTCAAAACTTTAATCTCTGGCCGCACATGAGCGTGCTCGACAACATCATCGAAGCTCCGCGCCGCGTGCTCGGCCAGAGCAAGGCCGAAGCCATCGAAGTGGCCGAAGCCCTGCTGGCCAAGGTCGGCATCGCCGACAAGCGCCATGCCTACCCGGCGCAACTGTCCGGCGGCCAGCAGCAGCGCGCCGCCATCGCCCGAACCCTGGCGATGCAGCCCAAGGTGATCCTGTTCGACGAGCCCACCTCAGCCCTTGACCCGGAAATGGTCCAGGAAGTACTTAATGTCATCCGTGCACTGGCCGAAGAAGGCCGCACCATGCTGCTCGTGACCCACGAGATGGGCTTCGCCCGTCAGGTCTCCAGCGAAGTGGTGTTCCTCCACCAGGGCCTGGTAGAAGAGCAAGGATCGCCACAGCAGGTGTTTGAAAACCCGCTTTCGGCGCGCTGCAAACAATTCATGTCCAGCAACCGCTAA
- the gabP gene encoding GABA permease, whose amino-acid sequence MSSTPNSNGLEQGLKPRHVTMLSIAGVIGAGLFVGSGHAIAAAGPAVLLAYAAAGMLVVLVMRMLGEMAVASPDTGSFSTYADRAIGHWAGFTIGWLYWWFWVLVIPLEANAAATILHAWFPNVAIWAFTLIITLLLTVTNLFSVKNYGEFEFWFALIKVVAIIGFIVLGVLAIFGFLPSSQVSGVSHLFDTQGFLPNGMGAVLGAILTTMFSFMGTEIVTIAAAESKNPGQQISKATNSVIWRIGLFYLVSIFIVVALVPWNDPILASVGSYQTVLERMGIPNAKLIVDIVVLVAVTSCLNSALYTASRMMFSLGKRGDAPAVSQRTNKSGTPYWAVMLSTGAAFLAVFANYVAPAAVFEFLLASSGAIALLVYLVIAISQLRMRKQRMARGEKIAFSMWLFPGLTYAVIIFIVAALTIMLFQEAHRVEILATGLLALLVVAAGVLVARRRHNEKLSAALAR is encoded by the coding sequence ATGAGCAGTACCCCAAACTCCAATGGCCTCGAACAGGGGCTTAAACCGCGTCATGTGACCATGCTGTCGATTGCCGGGGTTATCGGCGCCGGCTTGTTCGTAGGCTCGGGTCACGCCATCGCCGCCGCCGGCCCGGCCGTGCTGTTGGCTTACGCTGCCGCCGGTATGCTGGTGGTGTTGGTGATGCGCATGCTCGGTGAAATGGCTGTTGCTTCGCCAGACACCGGCTCCTTCTCGACGTACGCCGATCGCGCGATCGGTCACTGGGCCGGTTTCACCATCGGCTGGCTGTACTGGTGGTTCTGGGTGCTGGTCATCCCGTTGGAAGCCAACGCCGCCGCCACCATCCTGCACGCCTGGTTCCCGAACGTGGCGATCTGGGCGTTCACGCTGATCATCACCCTGCTGTTGACGGTGACCAACCTGTTCAGCGTCAAAAACTACGGTGAGTTCGAATTCTGGTTCGCCTTGATCAAGGTTGTAGCGATCATCGGTTTCATCGTCCTTGGCGTTCTGGCGATCTTCGGCTTCCTGCCAAGCAGCCAGGTCAGTGGCGTTTCGCACCTGTTCGACACCCAGGGCTTCCTGCCAAACGGCATGGGCGCGGTATTGGGCGCGATCCTGACCACCATGTTTTCCTTCATGGGCACCGAGATCGTGACCATCGCGGCCGCGGAATCGAAAAACCCTGGCCAGCAAATCTCCAAGGCGACCAACTCGGTTATCTGGCGGATCGGCTTGTTCTACCTCGTGTCGATCTTCATCGTCGTGGCCCTGGTGCCATGGAACGACCCGATTCTGGCCAGCGTCGGTTCTTACCAGACTGTGCTTGAGCGCATGGGCATCCCGAATGCCAAGCTGATCGTCGACATCGTGGTACTTGTGGCTGTGACCAGCTGCCTCAATTCGGCGCTGTACACCGCCTCGCGCATGATGTTCTCCCTGGGCAAGCGCGGTGACGCACCGGCCGTTTCCCAGCGCACCAACAAGAGCGGCACGCCGTACTGGGCTGTGATGTTGTCGACCGGTGCTGCGTTCCTCGCCGTGTTCGCCAACTACGTCGCCCCGGCTGCGGTGTTCGAGTTCCTGCTGGCCAGCTCCGGCGCCATCGCGCTGCTGGTGTACCTGGTGATCGCCATTTCCCAGCTGCGTATGCGCAAACAGCGTATGGCACGCGGTGAAAAAATTGCCTTCAGCATGTGGCTGTTCCCGGGCTTGACCTACGCGGTGATCATTTTCATCGTGGCGGCCCTGACCATCATGTTGTTCCAGGAAGCGCATCGCGTAGAGATTCTCGCGACCGGCCTGCTGGCGCTGTTGGTAGTCGCGGCAGGCGTGCTGGTAGCTCGTCGTCGTCACAATGAGAAGCTGAGCGCAGCCTTGGCGCGCTGA
- a CDS encoding alpha/beta fold hydrolase, which produces MNVQDMPPLAPAEIVLSQPTLACGEPFKEPAADGFMLGGFTWRHARQDATRPVVIINAATSVRCRHYSRFADYLFANGFDVITFDYRGIGESRPTSMRDLDASWSDWGALDFEAMLRRAQREFPGQPCDVVGHSFGGCAAGLGASGRVIRRLVTVGAQFAYWRDYAPAHRWRMFGKWHVVMPLVTMLYGYFPGKRLGWLEDTPAGVVHDWSTPTARYEKRPSGRVIHARDGGLPFANVSAKTLAISISDDPYGTVAAIERLLGYFTGSTNTHLRIAPEDIGEKEVGHFAFFRSAYQATLWPIALSWLQTGELAPDTPGRQVPRN; this is translated from the coding sequence ATGAATGTGCAGGACATGCCGCCATTGGCGCCGGCAGAGATTGTGCTGTCGCAGCCCACCCTGGCTTGCGGCGAACCGTTCAAAGAGCCCGCCGCAGATGGCTTCATGCTCGGCGGCTTCACGTGGCGGCACGCCCGGCAGGATGCAACCCGCCCGGTCGTTATCATCAACGCCGCCACCTCGGTACGCTGCCGCCACTACTCGCGTTTCGCCGATTACCTGTTCGCCAACGGTTTCGACGTGATCACCTTCGACTACCGAGGCATCGGTGAGTCCCGCCCCACCTCAATGAGAGATCTCGACGCTTCATGGTCCGATTGGGGCGCACTGGACTTTGAGGCGATGCTCAGGCGCGCTCAGCGAGAATTCCCCGGCCAGCCCTGCGATGTCGTCGGTCATAGCTTTGGAGGCTGTGCAGCGGGCCTGGGAGCCTCTGGGCGTGTCATTCGGCGCTTGGTGACGGTAGGCGCTCAATTTGCTTACTGGCGCGATTACGCGCCGGCCCACCGCTGGCGAATGTTTGGCAAATGGCATGTAGTGATGCCGCTGGTGACGATGCTTTATGGCTACTTTCCCGGAAAACGCCTTGGCTGGCTGGAAGACACGCCTGCCGGCGTCGTGCATGACTGGAGCACGCCCACCGCCCGCTACGAAAAACGCCCCAGCGGTCGCGTCATCCACGCCAGGGACGGTGGGCTCCCGTTCGCTAACGTCAGCGCAAAAACCCTGGCCATCAGTATCAGCGACGATCCTTACGGCACCGTTGCGGCCATTGAACGCCTGCTCGGTTACTTCACCGGCAGTACAAACACCCACCTGAGAATCGCCCCCGAAGACATCGGCGAAAAAGAAGTCGGACATTTCGCCTTTTTTCGCAGCGCATACCAAGCCACACTATGGCCCATTGCATTGTCCTGGTTGCAGACCGGCGAACTGGCCCCCGATACCCCCGGGCGGCAAGTCCCGCGCAACTGA
- a CDS encoding YhcG family protein has product MSSSFACSFSLVKSDHLQDPQLASLVGNLGELIRQARQKVLRAVDTAQVQTCWQIGRHIVEFEQEGARRAGYGKQLLSTLAKVLTAEFGKGFDASNLRYMRLFYQAFPMCDALRHELSWTHYRRLLRVDNDHARHWYMNESAIQNWSSRALERQINTLYYERLLASRDRDAVKDEADTNIQKMRASPRDFIRDPVVLEFLGLPNAGQVLETELEQALINQLQGFLLELGKGFAFIARQQRISTDSKDFYIDLVFYNYLLKCFVIFDLKRGELTCQDVGQMDMYVRMYDELRRGPEDGPTVGIILCAQKDESVVRFSILEGNEQLFASKYKLVLPSEEELRAELDREQAALEERLLYQKSR; this is encoded by the coding sequence TTGTCATCCTCTTTCGCCTGTTCCTTCAGCCTCGTCAAATCCGATCACCTGCAAGACCCACAACTCGCCTCACTGGTGGGCAATCTTGGGGAACTGATCCGCCAGGCACGTCAAAAGGTGCTGCGCGCGGTCGATACCGCTCAAGTACAAACCTGCTGGCAGATCGGGCGGCATATTGTGGAGTTTGAGCAGGAGGGGGCCCGGCGGGCAGGTTATGGCAAGCAGTTGCTGTCAACGCTGGCGAAGGTTCTGACAGCCGAATTTGGGAAAGGCTTTGATGCCTCCAACCTTCGTTACATGCGCCTGTTCTATCAAGCATTCCCAATGTGTGACGCACTGCGTCACGAATTGAGCTGGACCCATTACCGCCGCCTGTTACGAGTCGACAATGACCATGCTCGCCACTGGTACATGAACGAATCAGCCATTCAAAACTGGTCCAGCCGTGCGCTGGAGCGCCAGATCAACACGCTTTACTACGAGCGCCTGCTGGCGAGTCGGGACCGCGATGCCGTCAAGGATGAAGCAGATACCAATATCCAGAAAATGCGCGCCAGCCCCAGGGATTTCATTCGTGACCCCGTCGTACTGGAGTTTCTTGGCCTGCCCAACGCAGGTCAGGTGCTGGAAACCGAACTCGAACAAGCACTGATCAACCAACTTCAGGGCTTTTTGCTCGAACTGGGCAAAGGATTTGCCTTTATCGCCCGACAGCAACGCATCAGTACCGACAGCAAAGACTTTTACATCGATCTGGTGTTCTACAACTATCTGCTCAAGTGCTTCGTCATCTTCGACCTAAAGCGCGGCGAATTGACCTGCCAGGACGTCGGCCAAATGGACATGTATGTGCGCATGTACGACGAGCTCAGACGAGGACCGGAGGACGGCCCCACTGTCGGCATCATTCTCTGCGCCCAAAAAGATGAATCAGTGGTGCGTTTTTCAATCCTGGAGGGTAATGAGCAACTGTTCGCCAGCAAATACAAACTGGTGCTGCCGAGCGAAGAGGAGCTTCGTGCGGAGCTGGATCGGGAGCAGGCAGCGCTAGAAGAACGACTGCTTTATCAGAAATCACGATAG
- a CDS encoding DUF4234 domain-containing protein produces the protein MSDINELKDKINTKTLNMVLLSVATFGLYLLLWLVRTNQKISETTKIKLVDNTYIIWLAVCLGWSHALSNSGEVLFEALSGILIIATNALYIVWAFKAKNALSEYALSEHKIDLRMNAFYTFFLNVFYINYCINDLPEEQRKQQILRGQTTQA, from the coding sequence ATGTCTGACATCAATGAACTCAAAGACAAGATCAACACCAAAACCTTGAATATGGTTTTGCTGTCGGTCGCAACCTTCGGGCTGTACCTGTTGCTGTGGCTGGTCAGAACCAATCAGAAAATCAGCGAAACCACCAAGATCAAACTGGTCGATAACACCTACATTATCTGGCTGGCCGTCTGCCTTGGCTGGAGCCACGCATTGTCCAATTCAGGCGAAGTACTGTTCGAAGCGTTGTCGGGCATTCTGATTATTGCGACCAACGCGCTGTATATCGTCTGGGCGTTCAAAGCCAAGAATGCCTTGTCGGAATACGCCCTCAGCGAGCACAAAATCGATCTGCGTATGAACGCGTTCTACACCTTCTTCCTGAACGTTTTCTACATCAACTACTGCATCAATGACCTGCCAGAAGAGCAACGCAAGCAACAGATCCTGCGCGGTCAAACGACGCAGGCCTGA
- a CDS encoding oxidative damage protection protein has protein sequence MTRTIMCRKYKEELPGLERAPFPGTKGQDIFDHVSAKAWADWQKHQTLLINEKRLNMMNAEDRKYLQGEMDKYFSGEEYAKAEGYVPPAE, from the coding sequence ATGACCCGCACCATCATGTGCCGCAAGTACAAAGAAGAATTGCCTGGCCTGGAGCGCGCTCCGTTCCCGGGCACCAAGGGCCAGGACATTTTTGATCACGTCTCTGCCAAGGCCTGGGCCGACTGGCAAAAGCATCAGACGCTGCTGATCAACGAAAAACGCCTGAACATGATGAACGCCGAAGATCGCAAATATCTTCAGGGCGAGATGGACAAGTACTTCTCCGGCGAGGAATACGCCAAGGCCGAAGGCTACGTGCCGCCGGCAGAATAA
- the mutY gene encoding A/G-specific adenine glycosylase translates to MRSEQFSSAVLDWYDRHGRHDLPWQQGITPYRVWVSEIMLQQTQVSTVLNYFDRFMASLPTVEALAAAPEDEVLHLWTGLGYYTRARNLQKTAKIVVAEYGGEFPRDVEKLVDLPGIGLSTAGAIASLSMGLRAPILDGNVKRVLARFTAQEGYPGEPKVAKQLWANAERFTPHDRVNAYTQAMMDLGATLCTRSKPSCLLCPLEKGCEAHMLGLETRYPIPKPRKSVPQKRTLMPMLANGDGAILLYRRPSTGLWGGLWSLPELDDLDDLQHLASQHSLELGSPKALPSLVHTFSHFQLSIEPWLVRVQEAGHHVAEADWLWYNLATPPRLGLAAPVKTLLERAAAVLNAGESS, encoded by the coding sequence ATGAGATCCGAGCAGTTTTCATCGGCGGTGCTGGATTGGTACGACCGCCACGGCCGCCACGATTTGCCTTGGCAGCAGGGCATTACGCCGTATCGCGTGTGGGTCTCGGAAATCATGTTGCAGCAAACCCAGGTCAGCACCGTGTTGAATTACTTCGACCGCTTCATGGCTTCGTTGCCGACGGTCGAAGCCCTGGCCGCCGCGCCGGAAGACGAAGTGCTGCACCTGTGGACTGGCCTGGGTTACTACACCCGCGCCCGCAATCTGCAGAAGACCGCAAAAATTGTCGTGGCTGAATATGGCGGCGAGTTTCCTCGTGATGTCGAAAAGCTGGTTGACCTGCCAGGCATTGGCCTGTCGACGGCGGGTGCCATCGCCAGCCTGAGCATGGGCCTGCGGGCGCCGATCCTCGATGGCAACGTCAAACGCGTCCTGGCGCGCTTTACCGCGCAAGAGGGTTACCCGGGGGAGCCGAAGGTCGCCAAACAGCTCTGGGCCAACGCTGAGCGCTTTACGCCGCATGATCGTGTCAACGCCTACACCCAGGCCATGATGGACCTGGGTGCCACGCTGTGTACGCGCAGCAAGCCAAGTTGCCTGCTGTGCCCGCTGGAAAAGGGCTGCGAGGCGCACATGCTTGGGCTGGAAACCCGCTACCCCATTCCAAAACCGCGTAAAAGCGTGCCACAGAAGCGCACGCTGATGCCGATGCTCGCCAACGGTGACGGCGCGATTCTGCTCTACCGTCGCCCTTCCACGGGCTTGTGGGGCGGTCTCTGGAGTTTGCCGGAGCTCGACGACCTCGACGACCTGCAACATCTGGCTTCGCAACACTCACTGGAGCTGGGCAGCCCAAAGGCGCTGCCGAGCCTGGTACACACCTTCAGTCACTTCCAATTGTCCATCGAACCCTGGCTGGTCCGGGTCCAGGAAGCCGGCCATCACGTGGCCGAGGCCGACTGGCTCTGGTATAACCTCGCCACCCCGCCGCGCCTGGGCCTTGCCGCCCCGGTCAAAACCTTGCTCGAACGCGCGGCCGCCGTATTGAACGCAGGAGAATCGTCATGA
- a CDS encoding AsmA family protein has protein sequence MKAFGKILGLVLLGLLLIIVALGFALTHLFDPNDYKDEIRQIARDKAHIELTLNGDIGWSLFPWLGLELHDASVATLVKPTEPFADLQMLGLSVRVLPLLRREVQMSDVRVEGLNLRLTRDKDGHGNWQDVGKVPAPATASTTPTTTGEPSPAATAPVEKPAQPMRLDIDSLTVNNARVEYSDEQTGKQFSAESIQLSTGPVHDSTNIPVKLTAFLGTNQPVLRVRTELNGELRFERALQRYKFEDMKMSGELAGDPLQGKTMTFSAQGQLLLDKAANVAEWTGIKISANQLRALGELKVNDLDKTPQISGGISIAQFDLAKFVDSIGQQLPAMAEGSLSKVELVSRVAGTPSSVAFDNINLKVDDSSFSGRIAVEDFAKQSLHAVLKADTFNIDRYLPAKSAEANSATQVRQAEVASTEADAMAGAGSTPLPEKPTKDAWSSERLLPVERLSKLDVDADLTFGQLTLDKLPIQNAALKATGQGGLLTLQNLRGDLYGGNFEAKGTLDVRQQVPALSLQTNINKVPAEKILESQGKNPPVKGLVTLNSALTGSGNSQKALIDSLNGNASFVINNGVLLNANLEQQLCKGIATLNRKTLSGEPRGKDTPFQELKGNLTFRNGVASNPDLKVRIPGMTVNGDGDVDLRVLGMDYRVGIIVEGDTSAMPDPACQVGDKFVGVEWPLRCRGPLELGAKACRLDNERMGQVASKMAGDKISEKIDEKLGDKVSPELKNALKGLFKR, from the coding sequence ATGAAAGCGTTCGGCAAAATCCTGGGTCTGGTGCTTCTCGGGCTGTTGCTGATCATTGTGGCGCTGGGCTTTGCCCTGACCCACCTCTTCGATCCCAACGACTACAAAGACGAGATTCGCCAGATTGCCCGCGACAAGGCCCACATCGAGCTGACGCTCAATGGCGACATCGGCTGGAGCCTGTTCCCGTGGCTTGGCCTGGAGTTGCATGACGCCAGTGTCGCGACCCTGGTCAAGCCAACCGAGCCGTTCGCCGACTTGCAGATGCTGGGTCTGTCGGTACGCGTGCTGCCGCTGCTGCGCCGAGAAGTGCAGATGAGCGATGTCCGTGTCGAAGGGCTGAACCTGCGCCTGACCCGCGACAAGGATGGCCACGGGAACTGGCAGGACGTGGGCAAGGTCCCCGCGCCAGCCACTGCAAGCACGACGCCGACCACCACCGGCGAGCCTTCGCCAGCGGCCACGGCCCCAGTGGAAAAACCGGCCCAGCCCATGCGCCTGGACATCGACAGCCTGACCGTCAATAACGCCCGCGTTGAGTACAGCGACGAGCAGACGGGCAAGCAGTTCAGCGCCGAGAGCATTCAGCTCAGCACCGGCCCGGTCCACGACTCGACCAATATTCCGGTCAAGCTCACGGCATTCCTGGGCACCAACCAACCGGTTCTGCGCGTGCGCACCGAGCTCAATGGCGAACTGCGTTTCGAGCGCGCCTTGCAACGCTACAAATTTGAAGACATGAAAATGTCCGGCGAACTCGCGGGTGATCCGCTGCAGGGCAAGACCATGACGTTCTCTGCCCAGGGGCAATTGCTGCTCGATAAAGCGGCGAACGTCGCTGAATGGACCGGTATCAAGATCTCTGCCAATCAACTGCGCGCACTGGGTGAACTCAAGGTCAACGACCTCGACAAGACCCCGCAAATCAGCGGCGGCATTTCGATTGCCCAGTTCGACCTGGCGAAATTCGTCGACAGCATTGGCCAGCAACTTCCGGCCATGGCTGAAGGCAGCCTGAGCAAAGTCGAACTGGTCAGCCGCGTGGCCGGCACGCCGAGCAGCGTGGCGTTCGACAATATCAATCTGAAAGTCGATGACAGCAGTTTCAGCGGCCGTATCGCTGTTGAGGATTTCGCCAAGCAATCGCTACACGCAGTCCTGAAGGCTGACACGTTCAACATCGACCGCTATCTGCCAGCAAAATCCGCCGAAGCCAACAGCGCGACCCAGGTGCGCCAGGCTGAAGTCGCCAGCACCGAGGCCGACGCCATGGCGGGTGCGGGCAGCACGCCGCTGCCGGAGAAACCGACCAAAGATGCGTGGAGTTCCGAACGCCTTTTGCCGGTCGAGCGCTTGAGCAAACTCGACGTGGACGCCGACCTGACCTTCGGCCAGTTGACCCTCGACAAGCTTCCGATCCAGAACGCGGCACTCAAGGCCACGGGCCAGGGCGGCCTGCTGACCCTGCAGAACCTGCGCGGCGATCTGTATGGCGGCAACTTCGAAGCCAAAGGCACTCTCGACGTGCGCCAGCAGGTCCCGGCGCTGAGCCTGCAGACGAACATCAACAAAGTACCGGCGGAAAAGATCCTCGAAAGCCAAGGGAAAAATCCGCCGGTCAAAGGCCTGGTGACGCTCAACAGTGCGCTGACCGGTAGCGGCAACAGCCAGAAGGCGCTGATCGACAGCCTCAACGGCAACGCCAGCTTCGTCATCAACAACGGCGTGCTGCTCAATGCCAATCTCGAACAACAGCTGTGCAAGGGCATCGCCACCCTGAACCGCAAAACCCTCAGCGGCGAGCCACGGGGCAAGGACACGCCCTTCCAGGAGCTCAAGGGCAACCTGACGTTCCGTAACGGCGTCGCCAGCAATCCGGACCTGAAAGTGCGTATCCCGGGCATGACCGTGAATGGCGACGGCGACGTTGATCTGCGCGTGCTGGGCATGGATTACCGCGTGGGCATCATCGTCGAAGGCGATACAAGCGCCATGCCGGACCCGGCTTGCCAGGTCGGCGACAAATTTGTCGGTGTCGAGTGGCCGCTGCGCTGCCGTGGGCCGCTGGAACTCGGTGCCAAGGCTTGCCGTCTCGATAACGAACGCATGGGCCAGGTCGCGAGCAAAATGGCCGGCGACAAGATCAGCGAAAAAATCGACGAGAAGCTGGGCGACAAGGTCAGCCCTGAATTGAAAAACGCATTGAAGGGGCTGTTCAAGCGATGA
- a CDS encoding acetyl-CoA sensor PanZ family protein, which produces MPIIVEPLNEATYQDQQDLQKIYRDAPLWLFAPFSGEAQLIEGCLRDGSLIAGRFNDRLLGAARLQRNQDVWHLSQLCVRKITRRRGVAERLVNQAQKMASESGATLRLLAPAGHLEAQALAAKLKLPLDVLPD; this is translated from the coding sequence ATGCCGATCATTGTCGAACCGTTGAACGAGGCCACGTACCAGGATCAGCAAGACCTGCAGAAAATTTACCGCGACGCTCCGCTGTGGCTGTTCGCCCCGTTTTCAGGGGAAGCGCAGTTGATCGAAGGCTGCCTGCGGGACGGCTCGCTGATCGCAGGACGCTTCAATGATCGACTGCTCGGCGCCGCGCGTTTACAGCGGAATCAGGACGTTTGGCACTTGTCTCAATTGTGTGTACGAAAAATTACCCGTCGGCGTGGCGTCGCCGAGCGCCTGGTGAACCAAGCGCAAAAAATGGCCTCTGAGTCGGGCGCAACCCTGCGTCTGCTGGCCCCCGCCGGGCATCTTGAAGCCCAGGCGCTGGCGGCCAAGCTGAAACTGCCGCTGGATGTGTTGCCCGATTGA
- a CDS encoding OFA family MFS transporter — MTTSITADGLNAGQPAFLSKERIIAKPGFNRWLVPPAALAIHLCIGMAYGFSVFWLPLSKALGVTKPMACAPDMSFISQVFSSQCDWPISMLGWIYTLFFIFLGCSAAIWGGWLEHAGPRKAGVVSALCWCGGLLISALGIYTHQIWLMWVGSGVIGGIGLGLGYISPVSTLIKWFPDKRGMATGMAIMGFGGGAMVGAPLAAALMGHFASPDSVGVWQSFLVMAAIYFVFMIGGALSYRVPPTGWKPEGWTAPAKKAANAMITHRHVHVNVAWKTPQFRLVWLVLCLNVSAGIGILGMASPLLQEVFGGKLIGVDLPFGQLDAGQLASIAAIAAGFTGLLSLFNIGGRFFWASFSDYLGRKNTYFVFFALGFALYALIPNLGHLGNVALFVAAFCIILSMYGGGFATVPAYLADLFGTQMVGAIHGRLLTAWAAAGVLGPVLVNYLREYQLSIGVERAAAYDITLYILAGLLVLGFLCNLLVRPVADKYFMTDAELAAEQALGHDKGADSSTVLEWKADAGTKPLAVAAWLVVGVPLAWGVWVTLQKTAILFH; from the coding sequence ATGACCACGAGCATCACGGCGGACGGCCTTAACGCCGGCCAGCCTGCGTTCCTGTCCAAGGAACGCATCATCGCCAAGCCCGGTTTCAACCGTTGGCTGGTACCACCGGCCGCCTTGGCCATCCACCTTTGCATCGGCATGGCCTACGGTTTTTCGGTGTTCTGGTTGCCACTGTCCAAAGCCTTGGGCGTCACCAAGCCCATGGCCTGCGCGCCGGACATGAGCTTCATCTCGCAAGTGTTTTCGTCGCAGTGCGACTGGCCGATTTCGATGCTCGGCTGGATCTACACCCTGTTCTTCATCTTCCTTGGCTGCTCGGCAGCGATCTGGGGTGGCTGGCTGGAACACGCCGGGCCGCGCAAGGCTGGCGTGGTATCGGCACTGTGCTGGTGTGGCGGTCTGCTGATTTCGGCGCTGGGGATTTATACCCACCAGATCTGGCTGATGTGGGTCGGTTCCGGGGTCATTGGCGGTATCGGCCTGGGGTTGGGCTATATCTCGCCGGTTTCGACGCTGATCAAATGGTTCCCGGACAAGCGCGGCATGGCGACCGGCATGGCGATCATGGGGTTTGGTGGTGGCGCGATGGTCGGTGCTCCGCTGGCCGCAGCCTTGATGGGCCATTTCGCTTCGCCAGACAGCGTCGGCGTATGGCAGAGCTTCCTGGTGATGGCTGCGATTTACTTCGTGTTCATGATCGGTGGCGCATTGTCGTACCGCGTTCCGCCAACCGGCTGGAAGCCTGAAGGCTGGACGGCCCCGGCGAAAAAAGCGGCGAACGCGATGATCACCCACCGTCACGTCCACGTGAACGTGGCGTGGAAAACTCCGCAGTTCCGTCTGGTGTGGCTGGTGCTGTGCCTGAACGTATCCGCCGGTATCGGCATCCTGGGCATGGCTTCGCCACTGCTGCAGGAAGTGTTCGGTGGAAAACTGATCGGTGTAGACCTGCCGTTTGGTCAGCTGGACGCCGGGCAACTGGCTTCGATTGCGGCGATTGCGGCCGGTTTCACCGGTTTGCTGAGTTTGTTCAACATCGGCGGCCGTTTCTTCTGGGCCTCATTCTCCGATTACTTGGGCCGTAAAAACACCTACTTCGTGTTTTTCGCATTGGGTTTCGCGTTGTACGCGTTGATCCCGAACCTGGGTCATCTGGGCAACGTCGCGCTGTTCGTCGCCGCGTTCTGCATCATTCTGTCCATGTACGGCGGCGGTTTTGCGACCGTCCCGGCTTACCTGGCGGACCTGTTTGGTACGCAAATGGTCGGCGCGATCCACGGTCGTCTGTTGACCGCTTGGGCGGCGGCGGGTGTGTTGGGGCCGGTGTTGGTGAACTACCTGCGTGAGTATCAGTTGAGCATCGGCGTTGAACGCGCTGCCGCTTACGACATCACCTTGTACATCCTCGCAGGCCTGCTGGTGCTGGGTTTCCTGTGCAACCTGCTAGTGCGTCCGGTGGCTGACAAGTACTTCATGACCGACGCTGAACTGGCTGCCGAACAGGCGCTGGGTCATGACAAAGGTGCTGACAGCAGCACTGTGCTGGAATGGAAAGCCGATGCTGGCACCAAGCCGCTGGCCGTCGCTGCATGGCTGGTGGTGGGGGTTCCGTTGGCGTGGGGTGTGTGGGTGACCCTGCAGAAAACGGCGATCCTCTTCCACTAA